A stretch of Clostridia bacterium DNA encodes these proteins:
- a CDS encoding DnaJ domain-containing protein has translation MGISYHDYYETLGINKEASDKEIKSAYRKLARKYHPDVNKDAGSEEKFKEINEAYEVLKDPDKRARYDQLGHNWQQGQDFSDFNFGGFDFKSAGGQSSSNFSDFFDTLFGNAGGSPFGGASQGNPFSNMYGQQGRQGYQPKPTPVDGADRDIDLTITAAEAYSGTKKSIKIRTTKTVNGKKVPHTHSLEIKIPPRATEGMKIKVPGKGNAGKNGGRNGNLYLKIKIKPGQGFTAEGKDLVGRVSVTPWDAVLGKKLDLRFFEETLEIEIPKKTQGGDEIRIKGKGLKNRTGEGDLVLKVSIKMPEHLSREEMDLLKQLKDAHEKHKK, from the coding sequence ATGGGAATTAGTTATCATGATTATTATGAGACGCTGGGAATAAACAAGGAAGCAAGTGACAAGGAAATCAAATCAGCCTATCGTAAACTTGCTCGCAAGTACCACCCAGACGTAAATAAAGATGCAGGATCCGAAGAAAAATTTAAAGAGATAAATGAAGCGTACGAAGTGTTAAAGGATCCAGACAAGCGGGCGCGTTATGACCAGCTTGGACACAACTGGCAACAAGGTCAGGATTTCTCCGACTTTAACTTTGGAGGATTTGATTTCAAAAGTGCTGGCGGACAATCATCGTCAAACTTTTCTGACTTTTTTGACACCCTTTTTGGAAATGCTGGCGGAAGTCCCTTTGGTGGGGCTAGCCAAGGCAATCCTTTTAGTAACATGTATGGGCAACAAGGCCGTCAAGGCTATCAGCCTAAACCGACGCCTGTAGACGGAGCGGACAGAGATATTGATTTAACGATAACAGCTGCCGAAGCCTATAGTGGCACCAAAAAGAGCATCAAGATTCGGACAACCAAAACAGTAAATGGTAAAAAAGTACCACATACCCACAGTTTGGAAATTAAGATTCCACCTAGAGCAACAGAAGGTATGAAAATCAAGGTTCCAGGCAAGGGTAATGCAGGGAAAAATGGTGGCCGCAACGGCAACCTCTATCTCAAAATAAAAATTAAACCAGGCCAAGGATTTACTGCAGAAGGCAAGGATTTGGTTGGTCGCGTCAGCGTCACACCTTGGGATGCAGTGCTTGGTAAAAAGCTGGACTTACGCTTTTTTGAAGAAACCTTGGAAATTGAGATACCCAAGAAAACCCAGGGTGGGGATGAGATTCGTATCAAGGGTAAAGGCTTGAAAAATCGAACCGGGGAGGGTGATTTAGTACTGAAAGTCAGTATAAAAATGCCTGAACACCTAAGTCGCGAGGAAATGGATCTCCTTAAACAACTAAAGGATGCACATGAAAAACATAAAAAATAG
- a CDS encoding mechanosensitive ion channel family protein yields the protein MGYILNYIQNIFTLAFVLETLIALAVLAAFLFVNRFLRGKIVAIVRKGLAKTKLTWGDTLLKAMDKPLGFLINAVGFYFFLVLFPLTSGFNIFWMNFLRSILIITLARIISFLADDFAGILLNSLKDKQANQTIRPLITRTLQVLAYALAILMIAQEWGYDVKGFIAGLGLVGFAVAMGAQDTITNMLSGLFLIADRSIAVGDWVSNDQVEGTVEEMSFRTTKIRTFEQSLITVPNSILANNPVTNYTQRGMRRIRFTLGVMYKTSAERLDAVIKRIENMLREHPRVVNDTIYVHFTTFNDSSLDILIYCFTDALNYGEFMKVKEEINFSIMDILEQESVSAAFPSTSLYIEDAPPIIGKLAE from the coding sequence ATGGGTTACATATTAAACTATATTCAGAATATTTTTACATTGGCTTTTGTTTTGGAAACACTAATCGCTCTGGCTGTGTTGGCGGCATTTTTGTTTGTCAACCGGTTCTTAAGGGGGAAAATAGTTGCTATTGTCAGGAAAGGGTTAGCTAAGACGAAACTCACTTGGGGTGATACACTCCTAAAGGCGATGGATAAACCGCTAGGATTTCTTATTAATGCAGTAGGTTTCTATTTCTTTTTAGTGCTATTCCCACTGACCAGTGGATTCAATATTTTTTGGATGAACTTTCTCCGGAGCATACTGATTATCACTCTGGCACGAATTATTAGCTTTTTGGCAGATGATTTTGCAGGCATATTGCTGAATAGCCTTAAAGATAAGCAGGCGAACCAGACCATTCGCCCTTTGATTACGCGAACGCTTCAGGTATTGGCCTATGCATTAGCGATTCTAATGATTGCCCAAGAATGGGGCTATGACGTAAAAGGCTTTATAGCAGGACTAGGCTTAGTCGGTTTTGCGGTAGCCATGGGTGCACAGGACACCATTACAAACATGTTATCTGGCCTATTCTTGATTGCCGACCGGAGCATCGCTGTTGGTGATTGGGTATCCAACGATCAGGTTGAAGGAACCGTTGAGGAGATGAGTTTTAGAACTACTAAAATTCGTACTTTTGAACAATCGCTTATTACAGTGCCGAACTCAATTTTGGCTAACAATCCTGTTACCAATTACACCCAAAGAGGTATGCGCCGAATTAGGTTTACGCTAGGTGTCATGTATAAGACTAGTGCAGAACGCTTGGATGCGGTCATTAAAAGGATTGAAAATATGTTGCGGGAGCATCCTAGGGTGGTTAACGATACAATCTATGTTCATTTTACAACTTTTAATGATTCAAGCTTAGATATCTTAATCTATTGCTTTACCGATGCATTGAATTATGGAGAATTCATGAAAGTTAAAGAGGAAATTAATTTTAGCATTATGGATATCCTAGAACAAGAATCCGTATCTGCAGCCTTCCCATCTACTTCACTCTATATTGAGGATGCACCTCCGATTATTGGAAAATTAGCAGAGTAA
- the wrbA gene encoding NAD(P)H:quinone oxidoreductase translates to MKLNIIFHSIHGHGYQMAKAIAEGASEVSDVEVGIYRVSETLSEELLDQLNAKEDLEEFSHLPVADMNTLNEADGIILGAPTYFGAPSAQMYTYLNAAGAEWAEGKLVGKIGSAFTTTAEQNGGAETALNHFLSFFMHQGMIVVSVPTPLTLKEMHVDDKPVGGYPYGASMITGGMDDIDLTPEEKEVALLQGRTVAKTLREICLGRSM, encoded by the coding sequence ATGAAACTGAACATAATTTTTCATAGCATACACGGACACGGATACCAAATGGCAAAAGCAATTGCTGAGGGAGCAAGTGAAGTGTCTGACGTTGAAGTAGGCATTTATAGGGTTAGCGAGACCTTGTCTGAAGAGCTTTTGGATCAGCTTAATGCCAAAGAGGATTTGGAAGAGTTTTCACATTTGCCAGTAGCAGATATGAATACGCTAAATGAAGCGGACGGGATTATCCTGGGAGCTCCCACCTATTTTGGAGCCCCAAGTGCTCAAATGTATACGTATCTAAATGCAGCCGGAGCAGAGTGGGCTGAAGGTAAATTGGTGGGGAAAATAGGTAGTGCTTTCACTACTACCGCCGAACAAAACGGAGGAGCGGAAACGGCTTTGAATCACTTCCTCTCTTTCTTTATGCACCAAGGTATGATCGTGGTCAGTGTGCCTACCCCTCTGACACTAAAGGAAATGCACGTAGACGATAAACCAGTGGGTGGATATCCTTATGGTGCCTCCATGATAACCGGTGGAATGGATGATATCGATCTAACACCGGAAGAAAAAGAAGTGGCTTTGCTGCAAGGTAGGACAGTGGCGAAGACGCTGCGGGAAATCTGTTTGGGAAGGAGTATGTAA
- a CDS encoding flavin reductase family protein, with the protein MRYEEFAKEYLQQLPKGVFLSLKGTPDNTMTIGWGSIGYIWKKPVLMVMVRKSRHSYPMINEAGEFTVSIPLDQDLQDKLLKCGRNSGRDMDKFETFNLKKDSAMALLDTPVVGDCALQFECRTLYRQEMDPSMLDEVIRETAYADNDFHMLYYGEILASYIQK; encoded by the coding sequence ATAAGATATGAGGAATTTGCGAAAGAGTATTTGCAACAGTTGCCTAAAGGAGTATTTCTTTCCCTCAAAGGGACACCGGATAATACAATGACAATCGGCTGGGGTAGCATCGGCTACATATGGAAAAAACCGGTCCTGATGGTGATGGTGCGTAAATCTAGACACTCATATCCTATGATAAATGAGGCAGGTGAATTTACAGTAAGTATCCCCCTGGACCAAGATTTACAAGATAAGCTGTTGAAGTGTGGCAGGAATTCAGGTAGAGACATGGATAAGTTTGAGACCTTTAATTTAAAGAAGGATTCAGCAATGGCTTTGCTAGACACACCCGTTGTGGGAGACTGTGCACTACAATTTGAATGTCGAACTCTATATAGGCAGGAAATGGACCCTTCGATGTTGGACGAAGTGATCCGAGAAACAGCCTATGCAGATAATGACTTCCATATGTTGTATTATGGAGAAATTCTAGCCAGTTATATTCAAAAATAA
- a CDS encoding 6-phosphofructokinase has protein sequence MELKGNVVIAQGGGPTAVINQSLVGAVLESRKFNQVGRVYGAIKGVEGIINEDFIDLTQETTHNLELVAKTPSAALLSTRVKPDLKYCAEIFEMLKLHNVRYFFYIGGNDSSDTVRLVNDYAHKENYEFRAIHIPKTVDNDLVLNDHTPGYGSAARFVAQSFIGANLETRALGGIYIGVVMGRHAGFLAASAALGKKFSDDGPHLIYMPERAFDLDRFTQDVRNVYKKYGRCVIAMSEGIINAQGQPIASTLRKRVERDAHGNVELAGGQLGDMVVDHLKRTLKVSRVRADTFGYLQRSFAGCVSDVDMHEAREVGEKAAHFAIWHNVDGSITINRTGDYAVDYSLVKLKEIAAKTRLMPDEYINESGNNVTHAFLDYARPLVGSNMPKAQMLRAPFAKQLKHD, from the coding sequence ATGGAACTAAAAGGTAACGTTGTTATTGCACAAGGAGGTGGCCCTACTGCGGTCATAAACCAATCACTCGTTGGAGCTGTTCTGGAATCTAGAAAATTCAATCAAGTCGGCCGAGTTTATGGTGCTATTAAAGGTGTTGAAGGCATCATCAATGAAGATTTCATCGACCTGACTCAGGAAACTACCCACAACCTAGAATTGGTTGCAAAAACCCCATCAGCAGCTTTGCTGTCCACTCGGGTAAAACCTGATCTTAAATATTGTGCTGAAATTTTTGAGATGCTCAAACTTCACAACGTCCGCTACTTTTTCTATATCGGCGGCAACGACTCATCTGATACCGTGCGCCTAGTCAACGACTATGCTCATAAAGAGAACTATGAATTCCGGGCCATCCACATTCCAAAAACGGTAGACAATGATTTGGTTCTCAATGACCATACCCCTGGCTATGGTTCTGCAGCCCGTTTCGTAGCCCAAAGCTTCATCGGTGCTAATCTTGAAACCAGAGCACTAGGTGGTATTTATATTGGCGTAGTTATGGGACGGCATGCTGGATTTCTAGCTGCATCGGCTGCACTCGGCAAAAAATTCTCCGATGATGGTCCACACCTAATTTACATGCCAGAACGTGCATTCGACTTAGACCGCTTCACACAAGATGTTCGAAACGTATATAAAAAATATGGTCGTTGTGTCATCGCTATGTCCGAAGGCATTATCAATGCCCAAGGCCAGCCCATTGCTAGCACACTACGAAAACGCGTTGAACGCGATGCCCACGGCAACGTAGAGTTAGCTGGCGGTCAGCTAGGCGACATGGTCGTAGACCATTTAAAGAGAACCCTGAAAGTTAGTCGGGTGCGTGCTGATACCTTCGGTTACCTACAGCGGAGTTTCGCTGGGTGTGTCAGTGATGTTGATATGCATGAAGCAAGAGAAGTAGGGGAAAAAGCGGCACACTTCGCCATTTGGCACAACGTCGATGGTTCAATAACCATTAACCGCACAGGCGACTACGCAGTAGATTATAGTCTCGTAAAATTAAAAGAAATCGCAGCTAAAACGAGATTAATGCCGGATGAATACATTAACGAATCAGGAAACAATGTAACCCATGCCTTTCTGGATTATGCAAGACCCTTGGTTGGGTCCAATATGCCCAAAGCACAAATGCTGAGAGCACCTTTTGCCAAACAACTTAAACACGACTAG
- a CDS encoding metal-dependent transcriptional regulator gives MHKLSSANQDYLETIYLLSKEEESVRATDIAHRLGVSKASVNQAIKTLKDVGFVINERYGPVKLTDSGRFEARRIHFLHHLIKDFMMSTLNIREEIAEKEACQIEHVLGNQTVKAIVNYMRNNEITVKHFDLDQVHEFLFYSKRLSELKVGDQGVVKKIDAKGDLKRRIMEMGVIKGDVVEVIGVAPMGDPISLRIGDYNLSLRLKEADNVWVEVL, from the coding sequence ATGCATAAATTATCTAGTGCTAATCAAGATTATTTAGAAACCATATACCTACTTTCGAAAGAGGAGGAGTCGGTTCGCGCTACAGACATAGCGCATCGTCTGGGTGTATCGAAGGCTAGCGTAAATCAGGCAATCAAAACATTGAAGGATGTTGGCTTTGTTATAAATGAACGATATGGTCCGGTCAAATTGACTGACAGCGGAAGATTCGAAGCGAGGAGGATTCATTTTCTACATCACCTAATCAAGGATTTCATGATGAGTACATTGAATATCCGGGAAGAGATTGCGGAAAAAGAGGCCTGTCAAATCGAACACGTTCTAGGAAACCAAACGGTCAAAGCGATTGTAAATTATATGCGCAACAATGAAATAACGGTAAAGCATTTCGATTTGGATCAGGTGCATGAGTTTTTATTTTACTCTAAGAGACTGAGCGAACTGAAGGTGGGAGACCAAGGGGTAGTCAAAAAAATTGATGCTAAGGGCGACTTGAAACGACGCATTATGGAAATGGGCGTTATTAAGGGCGATGTAGTTGAGGTTATTGGCGTTGCACCGATGGGTGACCCCATATCGCTGCGTATCGGGGATTATAACCTGAGTTTGAGACTCAAGGAGGCCGATAACGTGTGGGTAGAAGTGCTTTAG
- a CDS encoding YgiQ family radical SAM protein, with protein MDDFLVVSKKDMRHRGWDRLDFVLVTGDAYVDHHSFGAAVIGRVLTKAGYKVGILAQPYFQDERDMDKLGEPRLGFLVTSGNMDSMVAHYSVNKKRRHQDAYSPGGNMGHRPDRAVIVYSQLIRKRYPNANIVLGGIEASLRRFAHYDYWNDTVMPSILEESGADLLVYGMGENTMTQIAEFLNQGFEAKDIQWLPGTCYQISEISATLKKQVEIGEAIRAEGYLEVKRNPKDFNQAFLAEYRQQDPVWGRIVLQKQKHSYLVQNPPAKPLDRAELDEVYKLPFTRKVHPSYEGQGGIPAIEEVRFSIAATRGCFGSCSFCAITFHQGRIVTARSKESLIAEAERMTHDEDFKGYIHDVGGPTANFFGPACDKQLEKGSCSHRQCLVPKPCENLNVSHKEYLEVLRAIRALPGVKKVFVRSGIRYDYLMADKDQTFMRELCAHHVSGRLKVAPEHVSPRVLEIMGKPKRKVYDAFCNRFMEMNRTLGKKQYLVPYLISSHPGSQLSDAILLAEYLKEQNVRPEQVQDFYPVPGTLSTAMYHTGYNPLDDKPIYVAKKPSDKKMQRALLQYFNPENYALVRKALRLEGREDLIGSGKHCLVPDGKRYEKVIRKKPQRKR; from the coding sequence ATGGATGATTTTTTAGTAGTATCAAAAAAGGATATGCGTCACAGGGGCTGGGATAGATTGGACTTTGTATTGGTTACAGGTGATGCATATGTAGACCACCATTCTTTTGGTGCGGCAGTGATTGGCCGTGTTCTTACGAAGGCTGGTTACAAGGTAGGCATCTTGGCGCAACCCTATTTTCAAGATGAGCGAGATATGGATAAATTGGGTGAACCTAGACTGGGCTTTCTGGTGACATCTGGCAATATGGATTCCATGGTGGCTCACTACAGCGTGAATAAGAAAAGACGCCATCAAGATGCCTATTCCCCGGGTGGCAATATGGGGCATAGACCAGACCGGGCCGTAATTGTATACAGTCAGTTGATTCGTAAAAGATATCCCAATGCAAATATCGTGCTTGGGGGCATTGAGGCTAGCCTCAGACGTTTTGCACACTATGATTATTGGAACGACACCGTGATGCCGAGTATTTTAGAGGAATCAGGAGCAGATTTATTGGTGTATGGCATGGGGGAAAATACCATGACCCAGATTGCTGAGTTTTTAAACCAGGGATTTGAGGCTAAGGATATACAATGGTTGCCCGGAACCTGTTATCAGATTTCTGAAATTTCAGCTACACTGAAGAAGCAAGTAGAAATTGGTGAGGCCATACGTGCGGAAGGATACCTTGAAGTAAAGCGCAATCCAAAGGATTTCAATCAAGCCTTCCTAGCAGAGTATCGCCAGCAGGATCCTGTTTGGGGACGCATCGTGTTACAAAAGCAAAAACATAGTTATTTAGTTCAGAATCCTCCGGCAAAACCTCTCGATAGAGCGGAACTAGATGAGGTCTACAAGTTACCATTCACACGAAAGGTACATCCATCCTACGAGGGACAAGGTGGTATTCCGGCTATTGAAGAAGTCCGCTTTAGTATTGCTGCTACCCGCGGCTGTTTTGGCAGTTGCAGCTTTTGTGCCATAACCTTCCACCAGGGCAGAATTGTCACAGCTCGCAGCAAAGAATCGCTGATTGCGGAAGCCGAGCGTATGACTCATGATGAGGATTTTAAGGGATATATCCATGATGTAGGAGGACCAACAGCCAACTTTTTTGGGCCTGCCTGTGATAAGCAGTTGGAAAAGGGAAGTTGTTCGCATCGCCAGTGCCTAGTTCCGAAACCATGTGAAAATTTAAATGTGTCACACAAGGAATATTTGGAAGTATTGAGAGCCATCCGTGCGTTGCCAGGGGTGAAGAAAGTATTTGTGCGTTCAGGCATCCGCTATGACTACCTGATGGCAGACAAGGATCAGACTTTTATGCGGGAACTATGTGCTCACCACGTTAGCGGCCGACTGAAAGTGGCACCGGAACATGTTTCGCCGAGAGTGTTGGAAATCATGGGCAAACCGAAGCGAAAGGTTTATGACGCATTTTGCAACCGCTTCATGGAAATGAACCGCACGCTAGGAAAAAAACAGTACTTGGTACCATATTTAATTTCAAGCCATCCTGGTAGCCAATTGTCGGATGCAATATTGTTGGCAGAATATTTAAAAGAACAGAATGTTCGTCCGGAACAGGTTCAAGACTTTTATCCGGTGCCGGGGACTCTGTCTACTGCAATGTACCATACTGGCTATAATCCCCTAGACGATAAGCCTATTTATGTAGCGAAGAAACCTTCAGACAAAAAGATGCAACGAGCCTTGTTGCAATATTTTAATCCGGAGAACTATGCTTTAGTAAGAAAAGCCCTTCGCCTTGAAGGCAGAGAGGACCTAATCGGTAGTGGTAAACACTGTTTGGTCCCCGATGGAAAGAGGTATGAGAAAGTGATAAGAAAAAAACCCCAGCGCAAGCGCTAG
- the feoB gene encoding ferrous iron transport protein B, giving the protein MESQRVALIGNPNSGKTTLFNALTGSTQQTGNWPGVTVEKKSGRLLQYKEIELIDLPGTYSLGEYSEDELVAKRYLLDERPDAVIDVIDASNLKRNLYLTMLLLEMGENLVLAVNMLDAAKSRNAEVDVEKLSALLGVPAVPTVGVKGKGVQQLADSARNNLNRKCQSFRIDYGHELEHHLCKLERMLHTNNFCKIQYHPTEKQPLKEGGRRRGFRRQRGMMGNNTTECDDRNRSLPALPARYLAVKILENNQNVMHLLMENGLTEEQLADIAKDREHLESVFNEDVESVIIEKRYGFIEGIVKQVVKKKRVKEGGINRKISVSDTIDTVVLNRYLAIPIFLFIMFLMFQITFSLGGIVADLFDSALGAISAMIGSGIAHPLLRSFIVEGVLGGLGGILVFVPNIFLLFFVLSILEDSGYMARGAYLMDGLMRKIGLQGKSFIPMVTGFGCSVPAVMATRTLESKNDRMITMMVLPFMSCGARLPVYVLFAGAFFAERETLVVFSLYLLGIAVAVLMAKIFRKTLFPGENTPFVLELPPYRIPTLRGVMIHMWDRGSEFLRKAGTLIFAVVILIWVLSNLPYGVDYASQDSFIGQIGSLLAVLFKPLGFGTWEASTALIFGIVAKEVVVATLGTVYAAYGSLGSAIQQLWTPLAGYSFMIMTLLYTPCIATLSAIRRETKSTRWMLFSMGYSFAVAWVASFLFYQIGSVVLSLVGKL; this is encoded by the coding sequence ATGGAGAGTCAAAGAGTTGCGTTGATTGGAAACCCCAATTCTGGGAAAACAACGCTTTTTAACGCCTTGACTGGATCGACACAGCAGACAGGGAATTGGCCAGGTGTGACAGTCGAAAAAAAATCTGGGCGTTTACTACAATATAAAGAAATTGAATTGATTGACCTTCCGGGAACATACAGCCTGGGGGAGTACTCTGAAGATGAGTTGGTGGCGAAACGTTATCTATTAGATGAAAGACCGGATGCAGTTATTGATGTGATAGATGCATCTAATCTGAAACGGAATCTCTATCTAACCATGTTGCTGCTGGAAATGGGTGAGAACCTTGTCCTTGCGGTCAACATGTTGGATGCAGCTAAGAGTCGTAATGCGGAAGTTGATGTAGAAAAACTGTCTGCTCTTTTGGGTGTACCAGCCGTACCTACTGTCGGTGTAAAGGGAAAAGGTGTACAGCAACTTGCAGATTCGGCGCGAAATAATCTAAATCGCAAGTGTCAGTCCTTTCGCATTGACTATGGACATGAATTAGAGCACCACCTCTGTAAACTGGAGAGGATGCTTCATACAAACAATTTCTGTAAAATCCAATATCATCCTACAGAGAAACAGCCCTTAAAAGAGGGTGGACGACGTCGCGGGTTTAGAAGACAACGTGGTATGATGGGCAATAATACTACCGAATGCGATGACAGAAACAGGAGTCTTCCGGCATTGCCAGCTCGCTATCTTGCTGTCAAAATTTTGGAGAACAACCAGAATGTGATGCATCTGCTAATGGAAAACGGTTTGACGGAAGAACAACTTGCAGACATTGCGAAGGACCGGGAACATTTAGAGAGTGTTTTCAATGAAGACGTAGAAAGTGTAATCATTGAGAAACGCTACGGATTTATTGAAGGAATTGTAAAACAGGTAGTGAAAAAGAAACGGGTTAAAGAAGGTGGCATCAACCGTAAGATCAGTGTATCCGACACCATCGATACCGTGGTGCTGAATCGATATTTGGCCATTCCGATTTTCTTATTCATCATGTTTTTGATGTTTCAAATTACCTTCTCGCTAGGGGGGATCGTTGCAGATCTTTTTGATAGTGCACTAGGTGCTATCTCGGCAATGATAGGTTCTGGTATAGCTCATCCCCTACTCAGGTCCTTTATTGTAGAAGGCGTTCTAGGAGGATTGGGTGGCATACTAGTTTTTGTCCCTAACATATTTTTACTCTTTTTCGTGCTGTCTATTTTAGAGGACTCGGGATACATGGCACGGGGTGCCTACCTTATGGATGGGTTGATGCGAAAAATTGGTTTACAAGGCAAGAGTTTCATTCCTATGGTGACGGGATTTGGTTGTAGCGTACCAGCGGTTATGGCTACACGAACTTTAGAAAGTAAGAATGACCGCATGATTACCATGATGGTACTCCCCTTCATGTCATGTGGGGCGAGACTTCCAGTGTATGTTCTGTTTGCTGGTGCCTTCTTTGCTGAACGTGAGACACTAGTGGTATTTAGTCTTTATCTTTTGGGTATTGCGGTAGCTGTGCTCATGGCAAAGATCTTTCGTAAGACCTTATTTCCTGGAGAAAATACCCCCTTTGTCCTTGAATTGCCACCCTACCGTATTCCCACTTTACGTGGGGTAATGATTCACATGTGGGACCGAGGTAGTGAGTTTCTTCGGAAAGCAGGAACCTTGATTTTTGCGGTTGTCATATTGATTTGGGTATTATCCAATCTTCCTTATGGTGTTGACTATGCTTCGCAAGATTCCTTTATAGGACAAATTGGTAGTTTGCTTGCCGTACTATTCAAACCCTTGGGTTTTGGAACCTGGGAAGCCTCCACTGCTTTAATCTTTGGCATCGTAGCGAAGGAAGTCGTCGTGGCTACCTTGGGAACAGTATACGCTGCTTATGGAAGTTTGGGTTCGGCCATACAGCAATTGTGGACCCCGCTAGCAGGCTACTCCTTCATGATTATGACACTTTTATACACACCATGCATAGCAACCTTGTCAGCCATACGGCGTGAGACAAAAAGTACTCGCTGGATGCTTTTTTCCATGGGATACAGTTTTGCTGTTGCTTGGGTGGCATCCTTCCTATTTTACCAGATAGGGAGCGTGGTTCTTTCGCTGGTAGGGAAGCTTTGA
- a CDS encoding alanine--glyoxylate aminotransferase family protein has product MKKRLFIPGPVDVAPDVLARMATPMIGHRTNDASVLQKSIHDKMQKVLYTENRIMLSTSSGSGFMEGAIRSCTRKRAAVFSVGAFGNRWFKMAQANGVPADKFEVEWGTPTLPGQVDEVLATGKYDLITVTHNETSTGVMNPVEEIAEVMKKYPDVIWCLDAVSSAAGSKIEVDKLGVDICITSTQKALGLPPGLAICSFSKKAYEATKEVENRGLYFDMKEIYDTIDKKNHQYPSTPSLSHMYALDYQLDRILLEGLDNRFARHIEMAKYVRAWANKYFELQPEEKYASNTLTNVKNTREISVAELNKALGMRGMVVSNGYGKMKDITFRIAHMAETTLPEIKDLLLNIEDILGL; this is encoded by the coding sequence ATGAAGAAAAGACTATTTATACCAGGTCCTGTTGACGTAGCACCTGACGTGCTGGCCAGAATGGCTACCCCGATGATAGGACATAGAACCAATGATGCATCTGTATTGCAAAAAAGCATTCATGACAAAATGCAGAAAGTGCTTTACACAGAGAACCGCATCATGTTGTCTACTTCCTCAGGTAGTGGATTCATGGAAGGTGCAATTCGTTCTTGCACAAGAAAAAGAGCAGCTGTATTTTCAGTAGGAGCATTTGGTAACAGATGGTTCAAAATGGCTCAAGCAAATGGTGTGCCAGCAGACAAATTCGAAGTAGAGTGGGGCACTCCGACTCTTCCTGGACAAGTTGATGAAGTATTGGCTACAGGCAAATATGACCTGATAACTGTGACTCACAATGAAACTTCTACCGGTGTAATGAACCCAGTTGAAGAGATTGCTGAAGTTATGAAGAAGTATCCTGACGTTATATGGTGTTTAGATGCAGTTAGTTCTGCAGCAGGATCAAAAATCGAAGTAGACAAGTTGGGTGTTGATATTTGTATAACTTCTACCCAAAAAGCATTAGGCCTGCCACCTGGATTGGCTATTTGCTCATTCTCTAAAAAAGCATATGAAGCTACCAAAGAAGTTGAAAACAGAGGCCTGTATTTCGACATGAAGGAAATCTATGATACTATTGATAAGAAGAATCATCAGTATCCTTCCACTCCATCTTTGTCTCATATGTATGCATTAGACTATCAATTGGACAGAATTTTATTAGAAGGCTTAGACAACCGTTTTGCAAGACATATTGAAATGGCCAAGTATGTTAGAGCATGGGCTAACAAATATTTCGAACTGCAACCGGAAGAAAAATACGCTTCTAATACTTTGACCAACGTTAAGAATACTAGAGAAATCTCAGTAGCAGAATTGAATAAAGCTTTGGGTATGCGTGGCATGGTTGTTTCGAATGGCTATGGAAAAATGAAAGATATTACCTTCAGAATTGCGCATATGGCTGAAACTACTTTGCCAGAGATCAAAGATTTGTTGTTGAATATCGAAGATATTTTAGGACTATAG
- a CDS encoding RidA family protein yields MSFEAKAKELGIEIPVPGKPTAAYEPGVLIDNLVFVSGQLPMVNGELQYKGIVGDDVTKEEAYQGARICAINALGVVKSIIGSLDNIEKIVKVEGFVNSTQDVTYQPACINGASDLLGELFGDVGKHARFAVGTSGLPLGSSVEVGMIVKVK; encoded by the coding sequence ATGTCTTTTGAAGCAAAAGCAAAGGAACTCGGTATCGAGATTCCAGTGCCAGGTAAACCTACTGCTGCTTATGAACCAGGCGTCTTGATTGATAATTTGGTTTTTGTATCAGGACAGCTTCCTATGGTAAACGGTGAGCTGCAGTATAAAGGAATCGTGGGCGACGACGTAACGAAGGAAGAAGCATATCAAGGTGCAAGAATTTGTGCCATCAATGCCTTGGGTGTTGTAAAGAGTATTATCGGTTCTTTGGACAATATTGAGAAGATAGTCAAAGTAGAAGGATTTGTTAACAGTACCCAGGATGTGACCTACCAGCCAGCCTGCATAAACGGTGCTTCTGATCTTTTGGGAGAACTTTTTGGCGATGTTGGAAAGCATGCTCGTTTTGCTGTTGGAACTAGTGGTTTACCTTTAGGATCTTCTGTAGAAGTAGGAATGATTGTAAAGGTTAAGTAA